A single region of the Panthera tigris isolate Pti1 chromosome B1, P.tigris_Pti1_mat1.1, whole genome shotgun sequence genome encodes:
- the GNPDA2 gene encoding glucosamine-6-phosphate isomerase 2, whose amino-acid sequence MRLVILDNYDLASEWAAKYICNRIIQFKPGQDRYFTLGLPTGSTPLGCYKKLIEYHKNGDLSFKYVKTFNMDEYVGLPRNHPESYHSYMWNNFFKHIDIDPNNAHILDGNAADLQAECDAFEKKIKEAGGIDLFVGGIGPDGHIAFNEPGSSLVSRTRLKTLAMDTILANAKYFDGDLSKVPTMALTVGVGTVMDAREVMILITGAHKAFALYKAIEEGVNHMWTVSAFQQHPRTIFVCDEDATLELRVKTVKYFKGLMHVHNKLVDPLYSMKEGN is encoded by the exons ATGAGGCTCGTAATTCTTGATAACTATGACTTGGCTAGTGAATGGGCAGCCAAATACATCTGTAATCGCATCATTCAGTTCAAACCTGGACAGGACAGATATTTTACACTGGGTTTACCAACAG GGAGTACACCATTAGGATGTTAtaaaaaactaatagaatatCACAAGAATGGAgacctttcttttaaatatgtgaagaCCTTTAACATGGATGAATATGTAG GACTTCCCAGAAATCATCCTGAAAGTTACcactcttatatgtggaataacTTTTTTAAGCATATTGATATAGATCCTAATAATGCTCATATCCTTGATGGGAATGCTGCAGATTTACAAGCAGAATGtgatgcttttgaaaaaaaaataaaagaagctggaGGAATTGACCTTTTTGTTGGAG GAATTGGTCCAGATGGCCATATCGCTTTCAATGAGCCAGGATCCAGTTTAGTGTCAAGGACAAGATTAAAGACTCTAGCGATGGACACCATTTTGGCAAATGCTAAATATTTTGATGGAGATTTATCGAAGGTGCCAACTATGGCTCTAACAGTTGGCGTGGGGACAGTGATGGATGCAAGAGAA GTAATGATCCTCATAACAGGTGCACACAAGGCATTTGCTCTCTACAAAGCAATAGAAGAAGGAGTAAATCACATGTGGACTGTTTCCGCTTTCCAGCAGCATCCCCGaactatttttgtgtgtgatgaagATGCTACTTTAGAATTAAGAGTTAAAACTGTGAAATACTTTAAAG gtttaaTGCATGTGCACAATAAACTTGTGGATCCACTATACAGtatgaaagaaggaaattga